The proteins below come from a single Drosophila teissieri strain GT53w chromosome 3L, Prin_Dtei_1.1, whole genome shotgun sequence genomic window:
- the LOC122615594 gene encoding uncharacterized protein LOC122615594: MRLFVALVCVSLVAVSSAQLSLRGRLGRSSQVDLAVEQPNLLAKAAGIVPTVLVKNAGIVPTVLVKNAAGILPAVDVAADVETPSILPQVSNNILPYYPSYWPNYGSYGSYGSYGYPGGWNGPSYWNNDYYDYGAPYLRRRRLVKPVVSPTVIASPSATSSSSSTTTTTTSTGASGEDSPAVTADVVPEQTAATSENEVAEPVFSTQVI; the protein is encoded by the coding sequence ATGCGTTTGTTCGTGGCTCTGGTTTGTGTCAGCCTGGTGGCAGTGTCGTCTGCCCAGTTGTCCCTGCGCGGAAGATTGGGACGCTCGTCCCAGGTGGACTTGGCGGTGGAGCAGCCCAATTTGCTGGCTAAGGCAGCCGGCATTGTGCCCACTGTGCTCGTGAAGAATGCCGGCATCGTGCCCACTGTGCTGGTGAAGAACGCAGCCGGAATCCTACCTGCCGTCGATGTGGCCGCCGATGTGGAAACCCCCAGCATCCTGCCCCAAGTTTCCAACAACATCTTGCCCTACTATCCCAGCTACTGGCCCAACTATGGATCATATGGATCCTATGGATCCTATGGCTATCCCGGCGGCTGGAACGGTCCGAGCTACTGGAACAACGACTACTACGACTATGGAGCACCCTACTTGCGCAGACGTCGTCTTGTGAAGCCCGTTGTGTCCCCCACCGTGATCGCCTCTCCCTctgccacctcctcctcctcttctaccaccaccaccaccacctccactgGTGCGTCTGGTGAGGATTCCCCTGCCGTGACTGCCGATGTCGTTCCCGAGCAGACTGCTGCCACTTCCGAAAATGAGGTTGCTGAGCCCGTGTTCTCCACCCAGGTGATCTAA
- the LOC122617970 gene encoding putative odorant receptor 71a isoform X1, with amino-acid sequence MDYDRIRPVRYLTGFLKWWRLWPRKESVSIADWTNWQGYALHVPFTGLFVVLLWVEAIRSRDIQHTADVLLICLTTTALGGKMINNWKYAHVAQGILTEWSTCDLFELRSQPEVDMWRFEHRRFSRVFMFYCLCSTGVIPFIVIQPLFDIPNQLPFWMWTPFDWRQPVLFWYPFIYQAITIPVTCMCNITMDGVNWYMMLHLSLCLRMLGQRLGELQHDDKDLREKFLELVQLHRRLKQQALGIESFISKSTFTQILVSSLIICFTIYSMQMSPVLQDLPGFAAMMNYLLAMIMQIMLPTIYGNAVIDSANMLTDSMYNSDWPDMNSRMRRLVLMFMVYLNRPVSLKAGGFFHIGLPLFTKTMNQAYSLLALLLNMNQ; translated from the exons ATGGACTACGATCGAATTCGACCGGTGCGGTACTTGACGGGTTTCCTCAAATGGTGGCGACTCTGGCCAAGGAAGGAATCGGTCTCCATAGCGGACTGGACCAACTGGCAGGGATATGCCTTGCACGTGCCATTCACCGGGTTGTTTGTGGTGCTGCTGTGGGTGGAGGCCATCAGGAGCCGGGACATACAGCATACCGCGGATGTGCTTTTGATCTGCCTAACCACAACTGCGTTGGGCGGTAAAATGATCAACAACTGGAAGTACGCCCATGTGGCCCAAGGCATTCTGACCGAATGGAGCACGTGTGATCTCTTCGAGCTGAGAAGCCAACCGGAAGTGGATATGTGGCGATTCGAGCATCGCCGTTTCAGCCGGGTGTTCATGTTCTACTGCCTGTGCAGTACTGGCGTAATCCCATTCATTGTGATTCAGCCGTTGTTCGATATCCCCAATCAATTGCCCTTCTGGATGTGGACACCATTCGACTGGCGGCAGCCGGTGCTCTTTTGGTATCCGTTCATCTACCAGGCCATAACCATTCCGGTTACCTGTATGTGCAACATCACCATGGACGGCGTCAACTGGTACATGATGCTGCATCTGTCCCTGTGCCTGCGAATGCTGGGCCAGCGATTGGGTGAACTTCAGCATGATGACAAGGATCTGAGGGAGAAGTTCCTGGAACTGGTCCAACTGCACCGCAGACTCAAGCAACAGGCCTTGGGCATTGAGAGCTTTATTTCGAAGAGCACGTTCACCCAAATCCTGGTCAGCTCCCTCATCATTTGCTTCACCATTTACAGCATGCAGATG AGTCCCGTCTTGCAGGACTTGCCAGGATTTGCAGCCATGATGAATTACTTACTGGCCATGATCATGCAAATCATGCTGCCCACCATATATGGCAACGCGGTCATCGATTCTGCAAATATGCTGACCGATTCCATGTACAATTCCGACTGGCCGGATATGAATTCCCGAATGCGTCGCCTAGTTTTGATGTTTATGGTGTACTTAAATCGACCGGTGTCCCTAAAAGCCGGTGGCTTCTTTCATATTGGCTTACCCCTGTTCACCAAG ACCATGAATCAAGCATACAGCTTGTTGGCCCTGCTGCTCAACATGAACCAATAG
- the LOC122617970 gene encoding putative odorant receptor 71a isoform X2, with amino-acid sequence MDYDRIRPVRYLTGFLKWWRLWPRKESVSIADWTNWQGYALHVPFTGLFVVLLWVEAIRSRDIQHTADVLLICLTTTALGGKMINNWKYAHVAQGILTEWSTCDLFELRSQPEVDMWRFEHRRFSRVFMFYCLCSTGVIPFIVIQPLFDIPNQLPFWMWTPFDWRQPVLFWYPFIYQAITIPVTCMCNITMDGVNWYMMLHLSLCLRMLGQRLGELQHDDKDLREKFLELVQLHRRLKQQALGIESFISKSTFTQILSPVLQDLPGFAAMMNYLLAMIMQIMLPTIYGNAVIDSANMLTDSMYNSDWPDMNSRMRRLVLMFMVYLNRPVSLKAGGFFHIGLPLFTKTMNQAYSLLALLLNMNQ; translated from the exons ATGGACTACGATCGAATTCGACCGGTGCGGTACTTGACGGGTTTCCTCAAATGGTGGCGACTCTGGCCAAGGAAGGAATCGGTCTCCATAGCGGACTGGACCAACTGGCAGGGATATGCCTTGCACGTGCCATTCACCGGGTTGTTTGTGGTGCTGCTGTGGGTGGAGGCCATCAGGAGCCGGGACATACAGCATACCGCGGATGTGCTTTTGATCTGCCTAACCACAACTGCGTTGGGCGGTAAAATGATCAACAACTGGAAGTACGCCCATGTGGCCCAAGGCATTCTGACCGAATGGAGCACGTGTGATCTCTTCGAGCTGAGAAGCCAACCGGAAGTGGATATGTGGCGATTCGAGCATCGCCGTTTCAGCCGGGTGTTCATGTTCTACTGCCTGTGCAGTACTGGCGTAATCCCATTCATTGTGATTCAGCCGTTGTTCGATATCCCCAATCAATTGCCCTTCTGGATGTGGACACCATTCGACTGGCGGCAGCCGGTGCTCTTTTGGTATCCGTTCATCTACCAGGCCATAACCATTCCGGTTACCTGTATGTGCAACATCACCATGGACGGCGTCAACTGGTACATGATGCTGCATCTGTCCCTGTGCCTGCGAATGCTGGGCCAGCGATTGGGTGAACTTCAGCATGATGACAAGGATCTGAGGGAGAAGTTCCTGGAACTGGTCCAACTGCACCGCAGACTCAAGCAACAGGCCTTGGGCATTGAGAGCTTTATTTCGAAGAGCACGTTCACCCAAATCCTG AGTCCCGTCTTGCAGGACTTGCCAGGATTTGCAGCCATGATGAATTACTTACTGGCCATGATCATGCAAATCATGCTGCCCACCATATATGGCAACGCGGTCATCGATTCTGCAAATATGCTGACCGATTCCATGTACAATTCCGACTGGCCGGATATGAATTCCCGAATGCGTCGCCTAGTTTTGATGTTTATGGTGTACTTAAATCGACCGGTGTCCCTAAAAGCCGGTGGCTTCTTTCATATTGGCTTACCCCTGTTCACCAAG ACCATGAATCAAGCATACAGCTTGTTGGCCCTGCTGCTCAACATGAACCAATAG
- the LOC122617967 gene encoding pericentrin isoform X7 produces MSRVKLEFEKQLNRKNKRHLTFDAARDLEQVICERDGLRELSKSFRNVLCRLAKCVANCEEDLNATLSEEVQRLLFHSRSQDGADDLEVTLSGSLNNTKQMLRVPDVHSLLEVVEDPSLVQFIDSKSNEEPSEDFDLNDCLERLKTEASYLLHLSEDLHKQRTHDESSEQLDEPEKQEHELCCEAEDGLKTTAAVHQQVLSKFLRTNSLNDQQMGVANQRKNSNPEAGKSHSSLPPDLQEHAGNASELTFQLVQLKNRLIKSEADRQNLQQQLSHTIDRNAELGQELQALRDQLSQLNSLNHTDYNEGYGLGTMKSLQEQGLDQSSASFLALQERARHLLSSSPVKEQPSRDLGNATVTLLQMIEDFCREGDKVVECSKKDREDLQSQIDTADKQLKDTRRFLEDQAAEREQERDEFQREIERLKAQLRDKEKEHSSYANASEEYAHLESQFREVSQQLSESNAKRDKFEVELKASIDKIFVLREIISELETQVQTKALNEQVLAEKAKQLEEYVSLQMRDNDVLQQEVHSLKTDIGEGYQSRIRLLEEKLQQSRPTAEQGVVLSQVAEKLRDIETTLDQKTKVLESLHNSNAASNSASLSVTEDVSIHGSKEPTAVGSPSHPSLTVEGVQRVTEKLDRHTRVEEAAIKRIRDLEMQAHQMRAACVELQHERDSLQGRMDEQTQRISTLQNRLEEQRQRAEQLHRAGTSDLNTRVHELQGEVQNLSEQLAARDKQMATLRQQLERSKEEIMRLEAGVAVRTQPDRSLVDKLQAEVQQKGAEIGKLKDKIRTEMINRLAIPDLMETMLADKNDEIDHLRDQLEAKEKELQAAHQDGSLISSPAGAGAGKQEGSGGGKLSGRTLSDIGSITEFPEPDVERRAAMRSMNAPLQLSESAGGFLHQTMETSKEAVANLTHKRTDDLSGFIVPYPVNTFEHPHYFQAMGVTAQSTEGLTPGLVPRQINFSNLTEDSKLKTPSLLMHTPVLPKPTTPPEIHQLRAKLSDLQSDKQRQQSELENKLHDLQKELEQEKEKLSRQAQSLQSYEESEVKYRLRIESLESKVLETAAQAASDRENLRKELNCVSAAHEQCQDAASARKRELEKLNSDVKIKADQLQAALRRCGDLELQVLTLERDLERLKNSDNSSKQYSVDEIAQQVEKELNYSAQLDSNILKAIESEEENNLDKKLQKGVQTEEETLPGTGNGTDDENFTGERELLNQLEALRAQLAVEREQCDAISKELLGEKQHSQDIQEQDVIIIEAMRKRLETALDAEDELHKQLDQERERCKRLQTQLTSLQRAESRRNSSLLLKSPGDSPRKSPRADFESELGDRLRSEIKLLVAQNERERERSADAQRSSERERQRYENELQERVAYCERLKQEMEKLSRDKDSAETELEHFNERLTLQASEIESLEARLVTLQEAETRRANTRTRQHQENVKLQAEIHELKSKLLAAEAARDCLEQKVTQLRFDVSRSGQREAKLAEALAQANDRLAHSTDDTVPAQFLQKMKEINALLAENTAENRQMAETVQFLVGERIALQKKCEELGGAGNTNVTELEERCRQLIGRYLRVESHRKALVYQKRYLKLTLEGYQASEQLALQNLRGGAPQPPQRNIKKKFKTVALAIIAIQRIKYIGRIWHTGKRIVSKSVFTITQQRSPGLNLNVAPPQSPLPGPNSNPPTNNNNLMGRLSYAPLSPPMVNFSTVQPIMLPSDFTLQAPTTSLQSTIANNNNNSENSLPSLARLDWPTMQKPKRAHARHH; encoded by the exons ATGTCGCGGGTGAAATTGGAATTTGAAAAGCAGCTGAATCGGAAGAACAAGCGCCATCTGACCTTCGATGCAGCCCGTGACCTGGAGCAGGTGATCTGCGAACGAGATGGATTGCGGGAGCTGTCCAAGAGTTTCCGCAACGTACTCTGTCGGCTGGCCAAGTGTGTGGCCAACTGTGAGGAGGATTTGAATGCCACACTCTCCGAGGAGGTGCAACGCCTGCTCTTCCACAGCCGCAGTCAAGATGGGGCTGATGATTTGGAGGTTACCCTCAGTGGTTCCCTGAATAACACGAAGCAAATGCTGCGTGTGCCGGATGTGCACAGTCTGCTGGAAGTTGTGGAGGATCCCAGTCTGGTGCAGTTCATCGACAGCAAGAGCAACGAGGAGCCCAGCGAGGACTTTGATTTGAATGATTGTCTGGAGCGTCTGAAGACGGAAGCTTCCTACCTGTTGCATTTGTCGGAGGATTTGCACAAGCAGCGGACACATGACGAGTCGTCGGAGCAGCTGGACGAACCGGAAAAACAGGAGCATGAGCTCTGCTGCGAGGCGGAAGATGGTCTGAAGACCACAGCGGCGGTGCATCAACAAGTACTGTCCAAATTCCTGCGCACGAATTCCTTGAACGATCAGCAAATGGGCGTGGCCAATCAGAGGAAGAACAGCAATCCCGAGGCGGGAAAATCCCACTCCTCCCTACCTCCAGATCTTCAGGAGCATGCGGGAAATGCCTCAGAGCTGACCTTCCAGCTTGTGCAGCTGAAGAATCGCTTGATTAAATCGGAGGCGGATCGTCAGAacttgcaacagcaactgagTCACACTATTGATCGCAATGCGGAACTGGGACAGGAGCTCCAAGCTCTTAGGGATCAGCTGTCCCAATTGAACTCCCTCAACCACACCGATTACAATGAGGGCTATGGCTTGGGAACGATGAAGAGCTTGCAGGAGCAGGGATTGGATCAATCATCGGCCAGTTTCCTTGCCCTCCAAGAGCGAGCGCGTCATTTGCTTTCATCCTCTCCGGTCAAGGAGCAACCTTCGAGAGACCTGGGCAATGCCACCGTCACCTTGCTGCAGATGATCGAGGACTTTTGCCGCGAGGGCGACAAGGTGGTGGAGTGCAGCAAAAAGGATCGCGAGGATCTGCAGTCACAG atcGATACCGCTGACAAGCAGCTGAAGGATACCAGGCGATTCCTGGAGGATCAGGCCGCCGAACGCGAACAGGAACGCGATGAGTTCCAGCGCGAAATCGAGCGGCTGAAGGCTCAGTTGCGCGACAAAGAGAAGGAGCACAGCTCCTATGCCAATGCCTCCGAGGAG TATGCACACCTGGAGAGTCAGTTCAGGGAGGTAAGTCAGCAGTTGAGCGAGTCGAATGCCAAGCGGGATAAGTTCGAGGTGGAACTGAAGGCTTCAATTGACAAGATCTTCGTGCTGCGGGAGATCATCTCGGAGCTGGAGACCCAAGTCCAAACCAAGGCACTCAATGAACAAGTTCTGGCCGAGAAGGCCAAGCAGCTGGAGGAATATGTGAGCTTGCAGATGCGGGACAACGATGTCCTGCAGCAGGAGGTGCACAGCCTTAAGACGGACATCGGCGAGGGCTATCAGTCCCGTATCCGTTTGCTGGAGGAGAAGCTGCAACAGAGTAGACCAACGGCAGAACAAGGTGTGGTCCTGAGTCAGGTTGCGGAAAAGTTAAGAGACATTGAAACCACGCTGGATCAGAAGACCAAGGTTCTGGAATCTCTGCATAACTCCAACGCAGCCTCCAATTCGGCCAGCTTGAGTGTCACCGAAGATGTGTCCATTCATGGAAGCAAGGAGCCCACGGCAGTGGGTTCACCCTCGCATCCATCGCTCACCGTGGAAGGTGTTCAACGGGTCACCGAAAAGCTGGACCGGCACACTCGCGTCGAGGAGGCGGCCATCAAGCGGATTCGCGACCTGGAGATGCAGGCTCATCAAATGCGCGCCGCTTGCGTG GAGCTCCAGCATGAGCGGGACTCGCTGCAGGGGCGCATGGATGAGCAGACCCAGCGCATTTCTACACTCCAAAATCGGCTGGAGGAGCAACGCCAGCGGGCGGAGCAACTTCATCGGGCTGGCACATCCGACCTGAATACCCGAGTCCATGAACTCCAGGGCGAGGTCCAGAACCTGAGCGAGCAACTGGCGGCGCGGGACAAGCAGATGGCCACCCTGCGACAGCAGCTGGAGCGCAGCAAGGAGGAGATAATGCGACTGGAGGCGGGAGTCGCGGTGCGCACACAACCAGATCGCAGTCTGGTGGACAAACTGCAGGCTGAAGTGCAGCAAAAGGGAGCAGAGATCGGGAAGCTGAAGGATAAGATACGCACAGAGATGATCAACCGCCTGGCTATTCCGGACCTCATGGAGACTATGCTGGCGGACAAGAACGACGAGATAGATCACCTGCGCGATCAACTGGAGGCCAAGGAGAAGGAACTGCAGGCAGCTCATCAGGATGGCAGCCTGATTTCATCCCcggctggagcaggagcaggcaAACAGGAGGGAAGTGGTGGTGGCAAGTTGAGTGGCCGAACCCTAAGCGATATCGGATCGATTACCGAGTTCCCAGAGCCGGATGTGGAGCGTCGGGCAGCCATGCGAAGTATGAACGCTCCCTTGCAGCTGAGCGAAAGTGCGGGCGGCTTTCTGCACCAGACAATG GAAACTTCTAAGGAAGCAGTGGCCAACTTAACACACAAGCGCACCGATGACCTAAGTGGTTTCATTGTCCCCTACCCGGTCAACACTTTCGAGCACCCGCACTACTTCCAGGCTATGGGAGTCACGGCCCAGAGCACCGAAGGTCTAACGCCTGGTCTGGTGCCGAGGCAGATCAACTTCTCCAACCTAACAGAGGATTCCAAGCTAAAGACGCCCAGTCTGCTGATGCACACACCGGTGTTGCCCAAGCCAACAACTCCTCCTGAGATTCACCAGCTGCGTGCGAAGCTGTCCGATTTGCAAAGCGATAAGCAGCGACAGCAGAGTGAATTGGAGAACAAGTTACACGATCTGCAGAAGGaactggagcaggagaaggagaaacTGAGTCGTCAAGCGCAAAGTCTGCAGAGCTACGAGGAGAGTGAAGTAAAGTACAGGCTTCGCATTGAGAGCCTGGAgtccaaggtgctggaaaCAGCTGCCCAGGCGGCTTCTGATCGAGAAAATCTCCGCAAGGAACTGAATTGTGTTAGTGCGGCCCATGAACAATGCCAAGATGCAGCTTCTGCTCGCAAACGGGAGCTGGAGAAACTCAATAGTGATGTCAAGATTAAGGCCGATCAGCTGCAAGCTGCTCTACGACGGTGTGGAGATCTCGAACTGCAGGTTCTAACACTAGAACGCGATTTGGAGCGCTTGAAGAACAGTGACAATAGTTCAAAGCAGTATTCGGTGGACGAGATTGCCCAGCAGGTGGAAAAGGAATTGAACTACTCTGCCCAGCTGGACTCGAACATCCTCAAAGCCATTGAAAGCGAAGAGGAAAACAATCTGGACAAGAAGCTGCAGAAAGGCGTCCAAACGGAAGAGGAGACTTTGCCAGGAACCGGCAATGGCACCGACGACGAGAACTTCACTGGCGAGCGGGAACTACTTAATCAGTTGGAAGCCCTACGTGCACAACTGGCCGTGGAGCGTGAGCAGTGCGATGCTATAAGCAAGGAGCTTCTGGGAGAGAAACAGCACTCGCAGGACATTCAGGAGCAGGATGTGATTATCATAGAAGCCATGAGGAAACGACTGGAGACTGCGCTTGATGCCGAGGACGAGCTCCACAAACAGCTGGATCAGGAACGGGAACGCTGTAAGCGTCTTCAAACGCAGTTGACATCCCTGCAGCGAGCAGAAAGTAGAAGAAACAGTTCCCTGCTACTGAAATCACCGGGCGACTCGCCCAGAAAATCCCCACGAGCTGATTTCGAATCTGAACTCGGGGATCGTCTGCGCAGTGAGATCAAGCTGCTGGTGGCTCAGAACGAGAGGGAACGGGAGAGATCTGCGGATGCCCAGCGAAGCAGCGAGCGGGAACGTCAGCGGTATGAAAATGAGCTCCAGGAGCGAGTGGCGTACTGTGAGCGCCTGAAACAGGAGATGGAGAAGCTATCCCGAGATAAGGACTCCGCGGAAACAGAGCTAGAACACTTCAATGAACGTTTAACCCTGCAAGCCAGTGAGATCGAAAGCTTGGAGGCCAGATTAGTCACTCTCCAGGAGGCGGAAACGCGAAGAGCCAACACACGCACCCGTCAGCACCAAGAGAACGTGAAACTCCAGGCCGAGATCCATGAACTTAAGTCGAAACTTTTGGCAGCCGAAGCAGCAAGGGATTGCCTAGAGCAAAAAGTAACTCAACTGCGTTTCGATGTGAGTCGCTCTGGTCAGAGGGAGGCCAAACTAGCTGAGGCGTTAGCCCAGGCCAATGATCGATTGGCTCACAGTACCGATGACACTGTGCCGGCGCAGTTCCTGCAGAAGATGAAGGAGATCAACGCCCTGCTGGCGGAGAACACTGCGGAGAACCGGCAAATGGCCGAGACGGTCCAGTTCTTGGTGGGCGAGCGTATTGCCCTGCAGAAGAAATGCGAAGAGTTGGGTGGCGCTGGTAACACCAATGTCACCGAGCTGGAGGAGCGCTGCCGCCAGTTGATCGGTCGCTACCTACGAGTGGAGTCACATCGGAAGGCGCTGGTCTACCAGAAGAGGTATTTGAAGCTCACTTTGGAGGGCTACCAGGCCAGTGAGCAGTTGGCTCTGCAGAATCTGAGAGGAGGTGCTCCGCAGCCTCCACAGCGAAACATCAAAAAGAAGTTTAA GACGGTAGCCTTAGCGATCATTGCCATCCAGCGAATCAAGTACATTGGACGCATCTGGCACACGGGAAAGCGGATTGTGAGCAAGTCAGTCTTCACAATAACTCAGCAGAG AAGTCCTGGACTGAACCTCAATGTGGCGCCTCCCCAATCGCCACTGCCTGGGCCCAACTCGAATCCACCCACCAATAACAACAACCTCATGGGCCGCCTTAGCTATGCGCCCCTCTCACCGCCGATGGTTAACTTCAGCACCGTGCAGCCCATCATGCTGCCTTCGGATTTCACCCTCCAGGCGCCAACCACTTCGTTGCAGAGCACCATCgccaataacaataacaatagtGAAAACAGTCTGCCCTCACTGGCAAGATTGGACTGGCCCACGatgcaaaagccaaaaagagcGCATGCGCGGCATCATTAA